The following DNA comes from Photobacterium sp. DA100.
CATTTTGCATACAAAGCAAGGCCTTCCAGCACCAAGTCAGAGCGATGGTAGAAGTCTTTACCCCAATGCTGAGGCAGGTGTCGAACCCCACCCCCGCACAGGATCACCTTGGGTTCGATTTTCAGTCGCTCTCTGGCCTGAGTCAGGCCGTATTCAATCAACCCCACCAGCGCAGCACGGCAACCGTTTTTCAACCCGTCGGCGGTATTATCGGCAAATGTCAGGGTATCGCTGTGCTCCCGGTCAGCGAACACCTTGGTGGTATTCTCCAACACCGACTTCATCATTAGTTGGTAGCCAGGGGCAATCCAACCGCCAAGGTGCTTGCCTTCTTCCGTCATCACATCAAACGTCAGCGCAGTGCCAATATCAACAATAACAGTTGGCGCTTTGAATTCCTGGCGGATCGCCACCAGCGTCAGCCAGCGGTCGACACCTAGATACTGGTACTCGCTGTACGCATTTTTGACCCCAAAATCTTTTTTCAGCGTCTTTACCTGCATCACGGGGATATTGGCTAACTGTGAGATACGTTGAATGGAGTTATCAATTTCTACCGGCCCGACGCTTGCGAAAACGATTCTGGTGACTCCATTCTCCAGTAAGGGCTCCAAGACCATTTCCAATTTGCGACTTGGGTAACGCCCCAGTAGCGTAAAATGACCATCGTCAAACAGTTGGGCAACTTTTACATAGCTGTTGCCCGCTTCAATCAAAATTTGCATCAACAACCTCTAAGGCTGATTTCACCACCGAGATAAGGGGTAATCCCCTGCTCGGTTTCCAGTAATAACGCTCCCTGGCTATTGATCCCGCGAGCTATCCCTTCCACTACACGGTTACCCATCAACAACTTTACGGGGCGGTCCAAAAAGTTATCCAGCCTATTCCAGCGCGACGTAAAACCATCCATCCCGCGTTCTTCATAATCGTTCAAAGCATCATGAAGTTGATTAATCAATGCTGCAGCAAGCTTGTTGCGATCCGGCAGGGTGCCACAGGCCTCGCTAAGGTTGGTCCATGACTGCTCAATGGCCAGGCCTTCTGATTCAGGCATAGCAAGGTTCAACCCCATCCCTATCACCAAATGGGCCGCTTCACCGGCTTGGCCTGACATTTCCACCAAGATGCCCGCAAGCTTGCGGTCTTGGTAGTAGAGATCATTAGGCCACTTGACTTTGATCCCTTCCGCTCCCAACGATTCAAGCGCTTCGGCTATCGCAACGCCGACCACCAAACTCAGGCCCATGGCAGCAGCAATACCCGCATCAAGCCGCCAGTACATCGAAAGGTATAGGTTACTGCCAAATGGCGATAACCATTGGCGACCACGCCGCCCACGCCCGGCCTGCTGGTATTCAGCCAGGCAACATGCCCCCTTGGGCAGAGTACCGACCCGATCCAGCAAGTACTGGTTAGTCGAATCAATCACTGGAATAACCTCTAAGCTCGGGCACTTTACCTGAGCCAAGATCTTATCGCAATCAAGCAGTTCCAGTTTAGCCGGCAAGCTGTAGCCTTTACCCTGGAGGCGGAAGATATCCACTCCCCACGACCGCAATACCTTAATATGTTTACTGACGGCCGCCCGGGAGATCCCAAGAGCTTCCCCCAAGGCTTCCCCGGAGTGAAACTGCCCATCAGCCAGCTTAGCAATCAGGGCAAGGCGTGTTGCATGCTCTTTCATCCACAAACCTCAGCCAATGTAGTTTCTTCGGCCTCTGCCATGAAACGAACCTCATGCTCCAACACAATACCGAACTTCTCTTTCACGCTGTCCACGACAAACTGGGCCAGGTGCAAGACATCCTTAACTTGTGCATTATGGTAATTCACCAAGACCAGCGCTTGCTGATCATGTACCCGGGCTCCACCAATCTGATGGCCCTTGAGCTGGCACTGGTCAATGAGCCAACCAGCCGCAAGTTTTTCCTGGCCGTTGGATTGAGGATAATGCGGCATAGACGGATAATGTGCAAGTAGATGCTTAACAACATCATCCTCAACAACCGGATTTTTGAAGAAGCTACCAGCATTACCCAATACCTTGGGATCCGGCAACTTGGCTCGACGGATCTCACACACTGCCGACAGAATGTCTTTCGCGGTTACTGTTACAGGATCAAACTGCGCCAATGGGCCGTAAGAAATCACTGGCGTCCACGCTTTCTTCAAACATAACCCGACAGCAGTAATGGCATGGCTGTCTTTCAATTCGTGCTTAAAAATCGAATCGCGATAACCAAACTGGCACTCTTTGGCTGTTAGTCGACTCTGCTTACCGGTAGAGAGCTCAACCGTATCGACATAAGCACATATATCTTTTAGCTCGACCCCGTATGCTCCGATGTTCTGAATTGGTGAGGAGCCAACACACCCCGGGATCAAGGCAAGGTTTTCCAACCCCGGCATTCCCTGCTCAACAGTTTGGGTGACCAGCTGATGCCAATCTTCCCCTGCGCCGACATGAAGTAAGAATGCCTCCTGTGTTTCTTCGACTGCAATACCAGCAATACGATTAAGAACAACAACACCGGCAAAATCGTCACAAAAAAGGACATTGCTCCCTTGGCCAAGGATCAATTTTGGCAGATCCTGATATCGTGCATCTTGCCAGATAGACACCAGATCTTGTGTTGTCTCGGCAACAACAATGTCTTTGGCCTTTACATCCAGACCAAATGTATGAAAAGGTGCTAGCGACCTATCTTGCAAAACTTTCATGCGACTTCTGACCCATACCTTTATACTAGGTGCTGCATTTTAACTGATTCATCCACTCTTGGCAGTGTTTTCCCTATGAGTAAGCTTAGATTCCATCAACTTGAACCCCTCCGTTTTCCATTGATCAACCGCTTTTATAAAGCTTACTACCCAGCAGGAAAGGCAAAAAAAGATGAGGTTATCTGGATTGGCGAGAATAACAAAGGCATTCAAGCCTGTGTCAGGTTCAAGCAATTTGACAGCTACCAACTATTGACCGGCATGCTCGTCCACCCCGAGCTTCGCGCACAGGGCCACGGTATGGCCTTACTCGAGGCCAGCAAGGAACAACTGGAAGCCTCTCAATGTTACTGTTTTGCCTTTAGCTACCTAGAAACCTTCTACCAGAGTTCAGGCTTTGTTGTGGTAACTGATAGTGACTTACCCGAGCCCCTTCGCTCCCGGATAGAGCGCTATCGACAAAGCGGGAAATCACTTACACCAATGCTCTATGATCAAAGTAAGAAGCTTGAATTGAGCCAAGCGTGACATAAGCCAACTTAGCAATACGTAGACTATGATGTTTTTCTGATATAATTGCGCTCTTAACTAACCGATTCATCCTTATTAAGGTCGCGTAAACGAGGCGATAATGGATTCAGCTATTGCTAACAAGCAACGCATTGAGCAACTGCCGTGTATTGCACACAAGCCAGAAGATTTAGAGACCCTTCTCGATGCAGGATCGTTCCGTGAACGTCTCCACCAAGAAATCTCCAATGCCAAAGCGCGTATTTATCTAGTTGCGCTCTACCTACAAGATGACGACGGTGGACGTGGGATCCTCACGGCACTGTACGAAGCCAAGCAGGCTAACCCTGAACTTGATATCAAGGTTCTGGTAGATTGGCACCGGGCACAGCGAGGGCTTATCGGCGCAGACAAATCAGATGGTAACGCCGCCCTATACCGCGAGTTCTCGGAAAAATATGAACATCAGATCGACATTCTCGGTGTACCGGTACGTAACCGCGAAGTCTTTGGAGTACTACACCTCAAAGGTTTTGTCGTCGATGACAAAATTATATACAGCGGCGCCAGCCTCAATGATGTTTACCTAGCTCAGCATCAGCGCTACCGCTACGACCGCTATCATGTGATCCACAATAATCAGCTAGCCGATAGCATGGCTAACTTTATTGTCAACACCCTAGTCAACAGCGATGCAGTAAACTGCCTGAGCCAGGCTAACCGCCCAGACACAAGAAACTTGAAAGGGGCAATCAAAGAGCTGCGCCAGCAATTACAAAAAGCCAGCTACCAATTCGTGCCTGAACAGGTCTCAGACGAAGAAGTCGGCTTGACCCCTCTCGTTGGCCTCGGCAAACGAAAAAACCGACTAAATCAGCATATCTGTACCTTGATTGCCAGCGCCCAGCAGGAACTGACGATTTGCACGCCCTACTTCAACTTTCCTCGCAGCGTTAGCCGGGAAGTCAAAAGGGCACTACGTCGTGGTGTAAAAGTGACAATCATTGTCGGTGACAAGACAGCCAATGACTTCTACATACCTCCTAGCGAGCCGTTTAAAACCATTGCGGGATTGCCTTACCTGTATGAAGTCAACCTCCGCAATTTTGCCAAGCAGAACGAAGCCGCTATTGCTAGACGCCAGCTTGCGATCCACTTATGGAAGCACAACGACAACAGCTTCCACTTGAAAGGGATCTGGGTTGACCGCAGCTATATGCTGATCACGGGTAACAACCTTAATCCAAGGGCTTGGAAACTGGACTTAGAGAATGCCATTCTTGTCCATGATAAACAGCAGCTATTAGCAGAGCAGAAGCAACGTGAACTTGACCGTATTCTCGAGCACACTCAGCTTGTTGGTAGCTACAAGTTTATCGAAAAGATTGATGCTTACCCCGCCCCAGTGAGAAAGCTGATCAAGCGTATCCGTCGGGTCAAAGCCGATCATATCCTTAACCAGATCCTGTAAGAGAGACGGCCATGACGATTGCTGCCATCGATGTTGATCCACAAAAGACCTTTACTCCTCTGTGCCCAAATGAGTTACCGGTTGCTGAAGGTGACACTATCGGCCCAGAGTTAAATCGCCAGGCAGCGTTGGCTAACTTGCGCATACTGACAAAAGACGCCCATCCACACAATGCAGTATGGGTTGTCGAGTCACATGACAAGATGCTCTCTCCTTTAGACTACCCGAATGCCGATCTCACTTGGGTCAGCCATGCCGTTCCCGGTACAACAGGGTTTGAAACGATCCCTGATCTACCTGCGATTACAGAGTATGATCATGTCATTTGGAAAGGGATCGAACCCGATCTTCACCCCTACGGTGCTTGCTATCACGATCTTCAGGAAAAGCTCAGCACAGGCCTAATCGAATGGCTTCAAGCCAAGGCAGTTAAAACAATATTGGTCGGTGGTTTGGCGACTGACTATTGCGTCAAAACGACAGCGCTGCAACTGCAAGCGACCGGCCTGTTCCAGGTGATTGTCAATCTGGCCGCTTGCCGTGGCATTGCTCCAGATACAGTCAAGCAAGCTTGTATAGAGATGAAAGAAGCAGGGATCAGCGTCTGTACTAACACTGAGGCTGTCAAAGCTCTACTGTAATCGTAGTCCATCCTTCCATCTGACAAACCCAGCCAATGGCTGGGTTTGTTTTTTACAACGAGCCATAGCCCTGCATGCTGGCTTGTAGTGCATAAAACCTATATCAAACCTTTTCACTTATCTATCTTCCTAGTTTCTCTTAACCCCGACGAACATCATATGCTCGTACCTTAGAGCCACTTTCCTCAAGCCAAGGTGCCCTTCTTCCTAGCTCCATACGTTTGGTAGATAACGCAAAAAGCCAGCCTTTCATCGGGCTACGCCTAGTCGAGGCTTATTAATAAGTGACGGAGGGCCTCCCCCTGCGGGACTTATTCGCCTGCAAGGCGAACATTTCCGACAGATGTAAAAAAGCCGAAGCATTTCTGCTTGGGCTTAGTGTAAGTGGCGGAGCGGACGGGCTGGCGTACCAGCAGGACTAAACGCGCCGGGCTCCCGGACGCAACCAAAGTGCGCAGCACTTTCGGGAGCATCAAATACAAGAAAGCCCCGTCTTTCGACGAGGCTTCTTAATAAGTGGCGGAGCGGACGGGAATCGATGGTCCGGCATCCCGGCCCGCGAAAAAGTGCACAGCACTTTCGGGAGCGTCAGATAGCAAAAAACCCCAGCCTTTCGACTGAGGTTTCTTAATAAGTGGCGGAGGGCCGGGCTTGCGCACAAGCGGGACTCATACCAATCTAAGTAAAAATATGATCTAATTGAGGCTGTTACTTCTTCGTGAAAAAAGACGCTATGGACAGCCTCGATACCATTGATTTCAAAAAGCTTGCTAGCCAACAAAAATCTATTCAAATGAAGATGCGATTGCTCGCATTGGCTCACTTTAAAGATGGTCACTCTCGAACCCAAATTGCTAAGTTCCTTAAGTTAAGCAGAACGAGTGTGAATAAATGGGTACAAACATTCCTTGAAGAAGGGCTTGAAGGACTGCAAGAGAAACCAAGAACGGGTCGCCCAGCATTCCTCAATACTCAGCAACGTGAACAGCTAAGCCAGTTTATAAAGACACGTGCCGAAGATTCATCTGGAGGGAGGTTAACAGGTACTGATATTCATGCTTATATCGTGAAAGAGTTTGGTAAACACTACCACCCAGACTCTATCTACTATTTGCTTAATCACATGGGCTTCTCTTGGATAACATCACGCTCCAAGCACCCTCGTCAATCCCAGCAAATCCAAGACGATTTTAAAAAAATTCAAAATTGAAACGATCCTTAAGATCCCCGGTCACATGGGGCTTGATAACGTCGATGTCTGGTTTCAAGATGAAGCAAGATTTGGCCAGCAAAACACGACAACTCGACTTTGGGCTAAACGTGGATCAAGACCAAGAGCAGTAAAGCAGCAGCAGTTTGAATATGCGTATTTGTTTGGCTCAGTATGTCCCGCTAGAGGTATTGGCGAGGCGCTGGTCGTTCCTTGGGTTAACAAGGACATTATGGTTGAGCACCTTAAGCAGATCTCCGCGGTGACCGAAAAAGGTCGTCACGCAGTGGTCATTATGGATGGTGCTGGCTGGCATACAAATGACATTGCAGAACAGTTTAGTAATGTCAGTATCATCAAGCTCCCGCCATATTCACCAGAGCTAAACCCGATAGAACAAGTGTGGAGTTGGCTCAGACAACACTATCTTGCCAATCAGAGTTTTACCGACTACCAAGATATTGTGTCGAAAGTATGCACTGCATGGAATCGATTCTTGGAGCGTGCAGATAGAGTTACCAAAATGTGCACCAGAGACTGGATTAACCTGACCAGTTAATTTTCCAGATTGGTATCATTCGCCTGCAAGGCGAACATATCCGACAGATGTAAAAAAGCCCCGTCTTTTGACGAGGCTTCTTAATAAGTGGCGGAGCGGACGGGACTCGAACCCGCGACCCCCGGCGTGACAGGCCGGTATTCTAACCAACTGAACTACCGCTCCACTCAAATCACCGTGTGTTCAGCACGATAATCTAAATTGGAAGCCTGGCGATGTCCTACTCTCACATGGGGAGGCCCCACACTACCATCGGCGCTATTACGTTTCACTGCTGAGTTCGGCATGGGATCAGGTGGGTCCATAATGCTATGGTCGCCAAGCAAAATTCTTACAATCTTAGAAAGCTGATGTTCTCGCACTACATTCAAGTGCTCATGGAGTCCGTTAAAACCCCTTGGGTGTTGTATGGTTAAGCCTCACGGGCAATTAGTACAGGTTAGCTCAACGCCTCACAACGCTTACACACCCTGCCTATCTACGTCGTAGTCTCCAACAACCCTTCAGGAACCTTATAGGTTCAGGGATGACTCATCTTGAGGCTCGCTTCCCGCTTAGATGCTTTCAGCGGTTATCGATTCCGAACTTAGCTACCGGGCAATGCGTCTGGCGACACAACCCGAACACCAGAGGTTCGTCCACTCCGGTCCTCTCGTACTAGGAGCAGCCCCTCTCAATCATCCAACGCCCACGGCAGATAGGGACCGAACTGTCTCACGACGTTCTAAACCCAGCTCGCGTACCACTTTAAATGGCGAACAGCCATACCCTTGGGACCGACTTCAGCCCCAGGATGTGATGAGCCGACATCGAGGTGCCAAACACCGCCGTCGATATGAACTCTTGGGCGGTATCAGCCTGTTATCCCCGGAGTACCTTTTATCCGTTGAGCGATGGCCCTTCCATACAGAACCACCGGATCACTATGACCTGCTTTCGCACCTGCTCGAACCGTCATTCTCGCAGTCAAGCGGGCTTATGCCATTGCACTAACCTCACGATGTCCGACCGTGATTAGCCCACCTTCGTGCTCCTCCGTTACGCTTTGGGAGGAGACCGCCCCAGTCAAACTACCCACCAGGCACTGTCCGCACCCCGGATAACGGGGCGACGTTAGAACATCAACACTACAAGGGTGGTATTTCAAGGACGGCTCCACCAACACTGGCGTGCTGGTTTCAAAGCCTCCCACCTATCCTACACATGTAGGGTCAATGTTCAGTGCCAAGCTGTAGTAAAGGTTCACGGGGTCTTTCCGTCTAGCCGCGGGTACGCAGCATCTTCACTGCGATTTCAATTTCACTGAGTCTCGGGTGGAGACAGCGTGGCCATCATTACGCCATTCGTGCAGGTCGGAACTTACCCGACAAGGAATTTCGCTACCTTAGGACCGTTATAGTTACGGCCGCCGTTTACCGGGGCTTCGATCAAGAGCTTCGACCGAAGTCTAACCCCATCAATTAACCTTCCGGCACCGGGCAGGCGTCACACCGTATACGTCATCTTTCGATTTTGCACAGTGCTGTGTTTTTAATAAACAGTTGCAGCCACCTGGTATCTGCGACTGCCAGCAGCTCCAAGAGCAAGTCTCTTCACCGCCGGCAGCGTACCTTCTCCCGAAGTTACGGTACCATTTTGCCTAGTTCCTTCACCCGAGTTCTCTCAAGCGCCTTGGTATTCTCTACCCGACCACCTGTGTCGGTTTGGGGTACGATTCCTTACTATCTGAAGCTTAGAGGCTTTTCCCGGAAGCATGGCATCAATGACTTCACCGCCGTAGCGGCTCGACATCGGGTCTCAGCCTTAGGTAATCCCGGATTTGCCTAAGATTACAGCCTACACCCTTGAACCTGGACAACCGTCGCCAGGCCCACCTAGCCTTCTCCGTCCCCCCATCGCAATAGTAAGAAGTACGGGAATATTAACCCGTTTCCCATCGACTACGCCTTTCGGCCTCGCCTTAGGGGTCGACTCACCCTGCCCCGATTAACGTTGGACAGGAACCCTTGGTCTTCCGGCGAGGGAGTTTTTCACTCCCTTTATCGTTACTCATGTCAGCATTCGCACTTCTGATACGTCCAGCACACCTTACGATGCACCTTCAACCGCTTACAGAACGCTCCCCTACCCAATACATAAAATGCATTGCCGCAGCTTCGGTGTATAGCTTAGCCCCGTTAAATCTTCCGCGCAGGCCGACTCGACCAGTGAGCTATTACGCTTTCTTTAAATGATGGCTGCTTCTAAGCCAACATCCTGGCTGTCTGAGCCTTCCCACATCGTTTCCCACTTAGCTATAACTTTGGGACCTTAGCTGGCGGTCTGGGTTGTTTCCCTCTCCACGACGGACGTTAGCACCCGCCGTGTGTCTCCCGGATAGTACTTACTGGTATTCGGAGTTTGCAAAGGGTTGGTAAGTCGGGATGACCCCCTAGCCTTAACAGTGCTCTACCCCCAGTAGTATTCGTCCGAGGCGCTACCTAAATAGCTTTCGGGGAGAACCAGCTATCTCCAGGTTTGATTGGCCTTTCACCCCTAGCCACAAGTCATCCGCTAATTTTTCAACATTAGTCGGTTCGGTCCTCCAGTAAGTGTTACCTCACCTTCAACCTGCCCATGGCTAGATCACCTGGTTTCGGGTCTAATCCTAGCAACTGTACGCCCAGTTAAGACTCGGTTTCCCTACGGCTCCCCTAATCGGTTAACCTTGCTACTAAAATTAAGTCGCTGACCCATTATACAAAAGGTACGCAGTCACCCCGAAGGGCTCCTACTGCTTGTACGTACACGGTTTCAGGTTCTATTTCACTCCCCTCACAGGGGTTCTTTTCGCCTTTCCCTCACGGTACTGGTTCACTATCGGTCAGTCAGGAGTATTTAGCCTTGGAGGATGGTCCCCCCATCTTCAGACAAGATAACACGTGTCCCGTCCTACTCGTTTTCACTGATAATGCGCTACCGGTTACGGGGCTATCACCCTGTATCGCTGTGCTTTCCAGCACATTCACCTGACGCAAAACTAGCTTAAGGGCTAATCCGGGTTCGCTCGCCGCTACTGCCGGAATCTCGGTTGATTTCTCTTCCTCGGGGTACTTAGATGTTTCAGTTCCCCCGGTTCGCCTCGCAAC
Coding sequences within:
- a CDS encoding GNAT family N-acetyltransferase, translated to MSKLRFHQLEPLRFPLINRFYKAYYPAGKAKKDEVIWIGENNKGIQACVRFKQFDSYQLLTGMLVHPELRAQGHGMALLEASKEQLEASQCYCFAFSYLETFYQSSGFVVVTDSDLPEPLRSRIERYRQSGKSLTPMLYDQSKKLELSQA
- the birA gene encoding bifunctional biotin--[acetyl-CoA-carboxylase] ligase/biotin operon repressor BirA translates to MKEHATRLALIAKLADGQFHSGEALGEALGISRAAVSKHIKVLRSWGVDIFRLQGKGYSLPAKLELLDCDKILAQVKCPSLEVIPVIDSTNQYLLDRVGTLPKGACCLAEYQQAGRGRRGRQWLSPFGSNLYLSMYWRLDAGIAAAMGLSLVVGVAIAEALESLGAEGIKVKWPNDLYYQDRKLAGILVEMSGQAGEAAHLVIGMGLNLAMPESEGLAIEQSWTNLSEACGTLPDRNKLAAALINQLHDALNDYEERGMDGFTSRWNRLDNFLDRPVKLLMGNRVVEGIARGINSQGALLLETEQGITPYLGGEISLRGC
- a CDS encoding type III pantothenate kinase, translated to MQILIEAGNSYVKVAQLFDDGHFTLLGRYPSRKLEMVLEPLLENGVTRIVFASVGPVEIDNSIQRISQLANIPVMQVKTLKKDFGVKNAYSEYQYLGVDRWLTLVAIRQEFKAPTVIVDIGTALTFDVMTEEGKHLGGWIAPGYQLMMKSVLENTTKVFADREHSDTLTFADNTADGLKNGCRAALVGLIEYGLTQARERLKIEPKVILCGGGVRHLPQHWGKDFYHRSDLVLEGLALYAKCR
- the murB gene encoding UDP-N-acetylmuramate dehydrogenase, with translation MKVLQDRSLAPFHTFGLDVKAKDIVVAETTQDLVSIWQDARYQDLPKLILGQGSNVLFCDDFAGVVVLNRIAGIAVEETQEAFLLHVGAGEDWHQLVTQTVEQGMPGLENLALIPGCVGSSPIQNIGAYGVELKDICAYVDTVELSTGKQSRLTAKECQFGYRDSIFKHELKDSHAITAVGLCLKKAWTPVISYGPLAQFDPVTVTAKDILSAVCEIRRAKLPDPKVLGNAGSFFKNPVVEDDVVKHLLAHYPSMPHYPQSNGQEKLAAGWLIDQCQLKGHQIGGARVHDQQALVLVNYHNAQVKDVLHLAQFVVDSVKEKFGIVLEHEVRFMAEAEETTLAEVCG
- the pssA gene encoding CDP-diacylglycerol--serine O-phosphatidyltransferase translates to MDSAIANKQRIEQLPCIAHKPEDLETLLDAGSFRERLHQEISNAKARIYLVALYLQDDDGGRGILTALYEAKQANPELDIKVLVDWHRAQRGLIGADKSDGNAALYREFSEKYEHQIDILGVPVRNREVFGVLHLKGFVVDDKIIYSGASLNDVYLAQHQRYRYDRYHVIHNNQLADSMANFIVNTLVNSDAVNCLSQANRPDTRNLKGAIKELRQQLQKASYQFVPEQVSDEEVGLTPLVGLGKRKNRLNQHICTLIASAQQELTICTPYFNFPRSVSREVKRALRRGVKVTIIVGDKTANDFYIPPSEPFKTIAGLPYLYEVNLRNFAKQNEAAIARRQLAIHLWKHNDNSFHLKGIWVDRSYMLITGNNLNPRAWKLDLENAILVHDKQQLLAEQKQRELDRILEHTQLVGSYKFIEKIDAYPAPVRKLIKRIRRVKADHILNQIL
- a CDS encoding IS630 family transposase (programmed frameshift), whose amino-acid sequence is MDSLDTIDFKKLASQQKSIQMKMRLLALAHFKDGHSRTQIAKFLKLSRTSVNKWVQTFLEEGLEGLQEKPRTGRPAFLNTQQREQLSQFIKTRAEDSSGGRLTGTDIHAYIVKEFGKHYHPDSIYYLLNHMGFSWITSRSKHPRQSQQIQDDFKKFKIETILKIPGHMGLDNVDVWFQDEARFGQQNTTTRLWAKRGSRPRAVKQQQFEYAYLFGSVCPARGIGEALVVPWVNKDIMVEHLKQISAVTEKGRHAVVIMDGAGWHTNDIAEQFSNVSIIKLPPYSPELNPIEQVWSWLRQHYLANQSFTDYQDIVSKVCTAWNRFLERADRVTKMCTRDWINLTS
- a CDS encoding nicotinamidase, translated to MTIAAIDVDPQKTFTPLCPNELPVAEGDTIGPELNRQAALANLRILTKDAHPHNAVWVVESHDKMLSPLDYPNADLTWVSHAVPGTTGFETIPDLPAITEYDHVIWKGIEPDLHPYGACYHDLQEKLSTGLIEWLQAKAVKTILVGGLATDYCVKTTALQLQATGLFQVIVNLAACRGIAPDTVKQACIEMKEAGISVCTNTEAVKALL